One Ignavibacteria bacterium genomic window, TGTGCAAACGCACACTGTCGATCTGTGCAAGATCAAGGAATTGAGCGCCTTCCAATGCAACGGTGATCGTGGTGTTCTCACGGATCTGGATCGTATCACCTGTGGATGTGAACCGAGCGAATGCCGGTGGCGGTGGAGCGATGGTGAACGTACCGCTGGTATCGGATTGGAGGACGATCTCACGGACCTGCCACACACGGGCTGTTCCATCGCGAGATGTTGTTAGGAGTCGGTCACCGGACTCATTCCATCGAACAACACTCACATCGTCATTATGCTGAAGGTTGCGAAGTGTAGTGTTCGTTGACAGCTGATGGATCCGTGCGAAGTTGTCGTCCGATGCGCCCGCCAGCAGCGTACCGTCAGACGTAAACGCAACCATGCGTACAGCACCAGTATATCCAGCAAACGTCGTGCGGCGCTGGCCTGTTGCCACGTCCCAGACAGTGATGGTTGAATCTGCCATTCCCACGGCAACAAGTGATCCGTCCGGAGAGAAGGCAGCACAACGAACACCTTCCTTCGGGTCGTTGACGTTCCATGCTTCAACACCTGTGGTGGCACTCCATAGTCGGATAGTTGCATCGCCCCCTACCGTACAGATCTTTGTTCCATCCGGACTCCATGCACCGGAGATCACACCAACGTCGTGACCGGTAAAGGCCAGAGGGAGTCCAACCGCTCTGCCATAGACCCTAGCTTCATTAGCACAAAGAAGAACTCGAAGCCCCTGCGCGTTGAGTACCATGTCTTCAAGGGTCGAACCGGCTGAATGTGTTGCACGGGCAACACCATTTGGAAGATTATACACACGGACACGATTGTCATCTGCCTTCGTAAAGAGCCACTGTCCGGTTGAGTCGAGCTCAACCTTCGTAACAACATCAGGATGAGTTATCGATTGGGCAACAGTATTCGATGGGACGTCGATAACAACAGCTTTGTTATCATCGGATCCAGTAACGATCTTCATACTGTCGAGGCTCCAGCGCACACTATAGTATGTGGCCCTAGGTACGGGCAAGGTTACGAGTGGCGAAGATGAGCTTTGTTGAGCGTCCCAGATATGCGCTTCAGCTGCAACGCTCACAACACGGTCAAACGAGGGAGACCACCAGGCATCGGACACCGGACTGCTGTGTCCGCTATAGATCACGTTATCCTGCGCTCCCGGCGGGCGTAGCTGCGAGACGCGCATGCGGTAGGAAGCTGACGGACTGATGCCCTTGATGTTCCAGACAAACAAGCCACCCTTGGCACTGTCGGCGATCACTTTCCAAATACGTCCATTGTCCACGGTATAGTCAAGCCGGACACTGATGGTATCATCGACACCGCTCCACCTGATATCCACGGTGGTATCTCGTGTTGTGTAGAAGATCTCGCCCCCTAGAGGAGCGATCAACGTCAATGTTGTGTCCTGCGCGCTGACGTTTGTCAGCGATCCAATGACCGTAAGGACGATCCCCATCGCCCAGACGTACGAATTCCTCACAATACGCTCCCCTTTTGTGTTCTGGAGTAATCTACGACCTAGGCGGCCAAACCACAACGCGGTCAGAACGGTGATTCTCCCGGAGGGAGCATTCCTGTCTCTGGCGAGACATCAAAAGCATCCCGGTGGAAGGTAAGATCGTGGAATGCGGCCAACTCCTTTTGGTAGAAGAGGCGCACATCACCGGTTGGTCCATTCCGCTGTTTGCCGATGATGATCTCGGCCACGTTCTCCGTTGAACGGCCATCTTCAAACGTCGCGATCTTGTAGTATTCGGGCCGGTGAATGAACATTACCACGTCAGCATCCTGTTCGATCGAGCCGGATTCCCGGAGATCTGAAAGCATCGGGCGCTTATCTGCTCGGGCCTCAAGAGTACGATTCAGCTGCGAAAGGGCAATGATCGGAATCTGGAGCTCTTTTGCCACGGCCTTGAGCGTGTGGGAGATCATAGAGATCTCCCGCTCCCGGCTCTCGGCCTTTGGAGCATGCATCAGCTGTAGGTAGTCCACGATCACAACATCGATCTTATGTTCGATCTTCATTCGGCGACACTTTGCCCGAAACTCGACCGGGGTAAGGCCTGCAGAATCATCGATATAGATCTGGGCATTCATGAGACTATCCACCCTGGTGACGATCTCATGCATCTCTGTGGTCGACAAACGGCCGCTGCGCAAGGCCTGAAGTCCTACTTGTGCGTCGGCCGAGATCAGACGCAGCACAAGTTGTTGGGCCGACATTTCAAGAGAGAAGATCCCTACGGATTTGCCCCTTCTCGAAGCCTCGCGCGCAACGGAGAGAGCAAAGGCCGTCTTCCCCATCGAAGGGCGTGCAGCTACGATGATCAGATCCGACGGTTGGAGTCCGCTCAACAACTGGTCGAGCTGCGTGAAGCCTGTTGGCACACCAGTGACGCCATCCCCCTCACCTGAAGCGATCGAGAAGATCTTCTCAATGGCCTCCTTGGTAAGCTTCTTCATTCCTGAATACGAACGGCGGAGTCTCTTTTCAGCTACCTCAAAGATCCGTTGTTCCGCCCGGTCTACCTCATCAAGTGCGTCCGTGGTGTCATCGTAACAGTCGCCAATGATGTCTCCTGCCACCTTGATAAGCTGACGCTTGAGGTATCGTTCGAGGACGATGCGTGCATGGTGTTCAACGTTCGCAGCCGATACTGTTCGGACATTGATCTCGGTTAGAGCGAACATCCCGCCCACTCTGTCCAACGTTCCATCGCGCTGAAGCTGG contains:
- the dnaB gene encoding replicative DNA helicase — its product is MSSTPQREQRSRQPRTQVIPIDDVIGNIPPHSTDAEVAVLGAMLIDKDAVPKVVEVLDAECFYHDKHVLIFKAMLAMFERGVTIDLVSLTDQLQRDGTLDRVGGMFALTEINVRTVSAANVEHHARIVLERYLKRQLIKVAGDIIGDCYDDTTDALDEVDRAEQRIFEVAEKRLRRSYSGMKKLTKEAIEKIFSIASGEGDGVTGVPTGFTQLDQLLSGLQPSDLIIVAARPSMGKTAFALSVAREASRRGKSVGIFSLEMSAQQLVLRLISADAQVGLQALRSGRLSTTEMHEIVTRVDSLMNAQIYIDDSAGLTPVEFRAKCRRMKIEHKIDVVIVDYLQLMHAPKAESREREISMISHTLKAVAKELQIPIIALSQLNRTLEARADKRPMLSDLRESGSIEQDADVVMFIHRPEYYKIATFEDGRSTENVAEIIIGKQRNGPTGDVRLFYQKELAAFHDLTFHRDAFDVSPETGMLPPGESPF
- a CDS encoding WD40 repeat domain-containing protein, with translation MRNSYVWAMGIVLTVIGSLTNVSAQDTTLTLIAPLGGEIFYTTRDTTVDIRWSGVDDTISVRLDYTVDNGRIWKVIADSAKGGLFVWNIKGISPSASYRMRVSQLRPPGAQDNVIYSGHSSPVSDAWWSPSFDRVVSVAAEAHIWDAQQSSSSPLVTLPVPRATYYSVRWSLDSMKIVTGSDDNKAVVIDVPSNTVAQSITHPDVVTKVELDSTGQWLFTKADDNRVRVYNLPNGVARATHSAGSTLEDMVLNAQGLRVLLCANEARVYGRAVGLPLAFTGHDVGVISGAWSPDGTKICTVGGDATIRLWSATTGVEAWNVNDPKEGVRCAAFSPDGSLVAVGMADSTITVWDVATGQRRTTFAGYTGAVRMVAFTSDGTLLAGASDDNFARIHQLSTNTTLRNLQHNDDVSVVRWNESGDRLLTTSRDGTARVWQVREIVLQSDTSGTFTIAPPPPAFARFTSTGDTIQIRENTTITVALEGAQFLDLAQIDSVRLHMVFDPSMLFRIGSSVPLENSFEDVITDSNGIRRSRQYFEVTLPLPTSDAPLFTVSFQGTLGQDSISALSVTRVDQIGTGPGMRVESRAEPILVQGICREGSGPRLFSSVGTALEIQSIPAAEGIHFRVLLAESGPTDLALYDLQGGCVWRGTATASEELARQVDRIIPFDVVSGIAILSVTTSTQSTSAVVMEGAR